Proteins encoded within one genomic window of Cytophagales bacterium:
- a CDS encoding CPBP family glutamic-type intramembrane protease: protein MKYPLVKPTYYVSLFRDLFHFVKKPSLEEQAEKSTRLKIYDTIGLFIVKMICMIPVILFFALIYDPENVQKASMSERFTPIMMLLVGGFILPLVEEVAFRLSLRFKPIYLSLSLSVFLYYVLTKLIFDTKISAMDESFILRTGVSFGFGLLLFPLFNYRKIKAVLNNFWETNFRWIYYISSLVFAWIHLAKYEIILLNVLLLPILTLPQLMSALINGYTRVKFGFQYPLLFHMANNVIAVGLSLLT from the coding sequence ATGAAGTACCCACTGGTCAAGCCAACCTACTATGTTTCCCTTTTTAGAGACCTCTTCCATTTCGTCAAAAAGCCTTCACTAGAGGAGCAAGCAGAAAAGTCGACAAGACTAAAGATCTACGACACCATTGGATTATTCATCGTGAAGATGATTTGCATGATCCCAGTAATTCTTTTTTTTGCGTTGATCTACGATCCGGAGAATGTGCAAAAGGCCAGCATGTCTGAGCGCTTTACGCCAATAATGATGTTGTTAGTCGGGGGATTCATTCTGCCTTTGGTAGAAGAAGTTGCCTTTCGATTGAGTTTGAGATTCAAGCCGATCTATCTGTCTTTATCACTGTCCGTTTTTCTCTATTATGTCCTGACCAAGCTGATTTTTGACACCAAAATCAGTGCGATGGATGAATCTTTCATACTAAGAACGGGGGTATCGTTTGGTTTCGGATTGTTGTTGTTTCCCTTGTTCAATTATCGAAAGATCAAAGCTGTCCTGAATAATTTTTGGGAAACCAATTTCCGTTGGATCTACTATATCTCCAGTTTGGTTTTTGCCTGGATTCATCTGGCCAAGTACGAGATCATTTTGCTTAATGTGCTGTTGCTTCCCATTTTAACATTACCCCAGCTCATGAGTGCCTTGATCAATGGCTACACCCGAGTCAAGTTTGGCTTTCAATATCCACTCTTGTTCCACATGGCGAATAATGTGATTGCGGTGGGGTTGTCGTTGCTGACTTAG
- a CDS encoding polyprenyl synthetase family protein: MDYKKGIPVGHTWQSYLLKSSLDGPFSNQVENYLLQFENSWKELFPTPQYELCQLDGGSRLRPTIAFLGYLISPDSSKTNISSQIVELGISIEMIHKASLLIDDIIDRDEFRNGVKTFHIVNGEDKALAMATYLIGSAFNKMAISIDALKPRNNLTRYMELSGAILKDMSEGLMMELGMFEIQKSRLDVAKEIINKETASIIKNALTLGYLIRNPENPAIVNSLKVIGESCGYIFQIMNDIEPFGDADKRALNKGNSVIEFYNDRKNVIVSYIFQMLNEKQRQKLLEIQDKEKGTKLLKQYFYQLEVWPNFKLEFQEVVTQIDQSIEVIGNEGISESWCKNCKSFVRALIKIAEGRLHLQV; this comes from the coding sequence ATGGATTATAAGAAAGGGATTCCAGTCGGGCACACCTGGCAATCATATTTACTTAAATCCAGTCTGGATGGTCCTTTCTCAAACCAAGTCGAAAATTATCTCTTACAATTCGAAAATAGCTGGAAGGAACTTTTTCCAACCCCTCAATATGAATTATGTCAGCTTGATGGAGGAAGTAGACTAAGACCAACCATAGCTTTTCTCGGTTATTTGATTTCTCCAGACTCCTCCAAAACCAATATTTCCAGTCAAATCGTTGAATTGGGGATAAGCATAGAAATGATTCACAAGGCCTCACTATTAATTGATGATATAATCGATAGAGATGAATTCAGAAACGGGGTAAAAACCTTTCACATAGTTAATGGGGAAGATAAAGCCCTTGCAATGGCTACATATCTGATTGGCAGTGCCTTCAATAAAATGGCGATTTCTATTGATGCACTAAAACCCAGAAATAACTTAACGAGATACATGGAGTTGTCAGGAGCTATCTTGAAAGATATGTCAGAAGGGTTAATGATGGAATTGGGTATGTTTGAGATACAAAAATCTCGTCTTGATGTGGCAAAAGAAATTATCAATAAAGAAACAGCCTCTATCATAAAGAATGCACTCACGCTTGGTTATTTAATAAGAAACCCAGAGAATCCTGCTATAGTGAATAGCTTGAAGGTAATTGGTGAGTCTTGTGGATATATTTTTCAAATTATGAATGACATTGAACCCTTCGGAGATGCCGATAAAAGAGCTTTGAATAAAGGGAACAGCGTAATCGAATTCTATAATGATCGGAAGAATGTAATTGTTAGTTACATTTTTCAAATGTTGAATGAAAAACAGAGACAAAAACTACTAGAAATCCAGGACAAGGAAAAAGGCACTAAATTGTTAAAACAATACTTTTACCAGCTAGAAGTATGGCCGAACTTTAAGTTGGAATTTCAAGAAGTTGTTACTCAAATCGATCAAAGTATTGAAGTAATTGGAAATGAAGGAATCAGTGAATCTTGGTGCAAGAATTGTAAAAGCTTCGTTAGAGCACTTATAAAAATTGCAGAAGGAAGGCTCCATCTTCAAGTTTAG
- a CDS encoding S41 family peptidase — translation MKNLLFALSLLHCFVVEAQDKPTFSIEQLKEDFEVFQGSLEDSHPGLYWYRNKAEMDQVFQSGKDGLTQPMTERQFYRILSSALSKVGCGHTYISLSKQTTESEMVAFLPFQVQFEDGKAFFIKSYGDPIAGISPGNRLTRMNGAFMDSIYAGCIDMLSGDGFTETGKLNMLNAHFWYTYTELFGAPNTYEIQFLNDDLKEETISVPAMPKEEMYAHYFENDQPEEAKRNVILTFDNGIATLMIKAFFGWKEGLTKTRIEKKFKETFRQIEENGADQLIIDLRGNGGGRVPWVLYSYFVNESFLFANNADLIFSKSSDYYSHQKLPNMKWIKRKWWHTWFPGSSKMSHVDSTRYAMTGLYMTKPYKPKGSQFEGEVFILIDGFSFSAASDFAAMMKSSGLATIIGEESGGGYYGNTSMGKSFVTLPHSKLELAIPLVRHQLNVDPDRNPFGRGVIPDHEVLPSVEDVLNGKDRQMEWTLNFIQNGSN, via the coding sequence ATGAAAAATTTGCTGTTTGCACTTTCCTTGCTGCACTGTTTTGTAGTTGAAGCACAGGATAAGCCCACATTTTCAATTGAACAACTGAAAGAAGACTTTGAAGTGTTTCAGGGAAGCCTGGAAGATTCCCACCCCGGATTATACTGGTACCGGAATAAGGCTGAAATGGATCAGGTTTTTCAATCTGGAAAAGACGGCCTTACTCAGCCCATGACAGAACGGCAATTTTACCGGATCTTGTCTTCTGCACTTTCAAAAGTAGGGTGTGGGCATACTTATATCTCACTTTCAAAACAAACAACGGAAAGTGAGATGGTGGCCTTTCTACCATTTCAAGTACAATTTGAGGATGGCAAGGCTTTTTTCATCAAATCTTATGGGGATCCAATTGCTGGGATTAGTCCTGGTAATCGATTGACACGGATGAATGGTGCATTCATGGATTCCATCTACGCAGGTTGTATTGATATGCTCTCCGGAGATGGGTTCACAGAAACAGGCAAACTCAATATGCTTAATGCGCATTTTTGGTATACGTACACCGAGTTATTTGGTGCTCCGAATACTTATGAGATCCAATTCCTGAATGATGATTTAAAAGAGGAAACAATCTCAGTTCCGGCGATGCCAAAAGAAGAGATGTATGCACATTATTTCGAAAATGACCAGCCGGAAGAGGCCAAACGAAATGTGATCTTAACGTTCGACAATGGAATTGCCACATTAATGATCAAGGCTTTTTTTGGATGGAAAGAAGGACTTACTAAGACGAGGATTGAAAAGAAGTTTAAAGAAACATTTAGACAGATAGAAGAAAATGGGGCAGATCAACTGATTATTGACCTTAGGGGCAATGGCGGAGGTCGAGTACCATGGGTGCTATATTCATATTTCGTTAATGAATCGTTTTTGTTTGCTAACAATGCTGATCTGATTTTTTCTAAGTCTTCCGATTACTACTCCCATCAGAAACTGCCCAACATGAAATGGATCAAAAGGAAGTGGTGGCATACCTGGTTCCCGGGTTCCAGTAAGATGTCTCATGTAGACAGCACACGATACGCGATGACCGGTCTTTACATGACAAAGCCTTACAAGCCAAAGGGTTCTCAATTCGAAGGAGAGGTATTTATTCTAATCGATGGATTTTCATTTTCTGCGGCATCGGATTTTGCCGCGATGATGAAATCTTCCGGCCTTGCGACCATTATCGGAGAAGAATCCGGCGGTGGGTACTACGGCAATACAAGCATGGGGAAGTCTTTTGTAACACTTCCTCATTCCAAACTAGAATTGGCAATTCCGCTGGTACGTCATCAACTCAATGTAGATCCGGATAGGAATCCTTTTGGTCGAGGTGTGATCCCGGATCATGAGGTATTGCCTTCCGTAGAGGATGTGCTCAATGGTAAGGACCGACAAATGGAGTGGACACTTAATTTTATCCAAAATGGGTCAAATTGA
- a CDS encoding helix-turn-helix domain-containing protein: MKIDVQNLFVFIGLIQCLLIILFVLGSKRSISNLLFGTLLFLLGLSSANSLVFFPSGNGHITSVLDFVYPELIMLFGPVTFFYTRSLFEKGFNLKKKDYLHFTPAILDLAPSVFAFMIWSIGLDTIPEDSSRHDYYYLLDNINQILGYPQLLSITIYLFFSWKYLLANRAIADTNTYRWARDILIGMSLIDLIWSPYVIFAFTEIQLSLMKYVFLHPVLYAISAFFYFVTYRLIVGGMSHRANLATKEELEKYRSTILKTLAQDRLYSQTDLNLKMLSQYTAIREEQLSFIFKHYYQKGFNQFINEYRIEKAIEKMENGESDRLSIEGIGIEVGFSSRTTFYRSFKRKTGKSPAELLKS, from the coding sequence TTGAAAATAGACGTCCAGAACCTGTTTGTTTTTATCGGGCTCATACAATGTCTGTTGATCATCCTTTTTGTATTAGGCTCAAAGAGGTCCATTTCAAACCTATTATTTGGAACGCTTCTGTTTTTGTTGGGCTTGTCTTCGGCCAATAGCCTGGTTTTCTTTCCTTCAGGAAATGGACATATAACGTCGGTACTTGATTTTGTTTATCCTGAGCTTATTATGCTGTTCGGACCAGTGACATTTTTCTATACAAGAAGCTTGTTCGAAAAGGGTTTTAATCTGAAAAAGAAAGACTATCTCCACTTCACTCCTGCCATTTTGGACTTGGCTCCGTCTGTTTTCGCATTCATGATTTGGTCGATTGGGTTAGACACCATTCCCGAAGACAGTTCGAGACACGATTACTACTATCTGTTAGACAACATCAATCAAATTCTTGGCTATCCACAACTGCTTTCGATCACGATATACCTATTCTTCAGTTGGAAATACCTTTTGGCTAATCGAGCCATTGCTGATACCAATACCTACCGATGGGCGAGGGATATTTTGATTGGGATGAGTCTGATTGACTTGATTTGGTCTCCTTATGTGATTTTTGCATTTACCGAAATCCAGCTGTCGTTGATGAAATATGTCTTTTTGCATCCGGTTTTGTACGCTATTTCCGCTTTTTTCTATTTCGTCACTTATCGCCTCATCGTTGGAGGCATGTCCCATAGGGCGAACCTTGCTACCAAAGAAGAACTTGAAAAATATCGCTCGACTATTCTCAAAACACTTGCTCAGGATCGGTTGTATAGTCAAACTGATTTAAATCTTAAGATGCTGAGTCAGTACACAGCTATCCGCGAAGAGCAGCTATCTTTCATTTTCAAGCATTATTATCAAAAAGGGTTCAATCAGTTCATTAATGAATACAGGATTGAAAAAGCCATTGAGAAAATGGAGAATGGAGAATCTGACCGCTTGAGTATCGAAGGCATTGGGATAGAAGTTGGGTTTTCTTCACGAACCACTTTTTATCGGTCATTCAAACGAAAGACTGGGAAATCACCGGCAGAACTGCTAAAAAGCTGA
- a CDS encoding DM13 domain-containing protein, whose amino-acid sequence MRKLLVLLAFLSAQTLWAQEVVFQGTFDADSRWTTFEGDWKIEKNGDAYFVVFADNFEAKKAPDLKIFLSKMDFEDISGKNATNQSVLVTPLSTYEGKMKFEIPASINPSEYQSIIVHCEQYAKLWGGSPLRN is encoded by the coding sequence ATGAGAAAATTATTGGTCTTGCTAGCATTCTTATCCGCGCAAACGCTATGGGCACAGGAGGTGGTTTTTCAAGGAACTTTTGATGCCGATAGTCGCTGGACCACCTTCGAAGGAGACTGGAAAATTGAAAAAAACGGAGATGCCTACTTTGTGGTCTTTGCGGACAATTTTGAAGCCAAGAAAGCTCCCGACCTGAAAATCTTCCTGTCAAAAATGGACTTTGAGGATATCTCTGGGAAAAATGCCACCAATCAGTCCGTTTTGGTTACTCCTTTGAGCACATACGAAGGAAAAATGAAATTTGAAATTCCTGCTTCCATCAATCCCTCCGAATATCAATCGATCATCGTACATTGCGAGCAATATGCGAAGCTGTGGGGTGGTTCGCCCCTGCGAAATTGA
- a CDS encoding tyrosine-type recombinase/integrase, whose amino-acid sequence MNLKESKQLFFDHCRYEKNLSAKTLQFYEIDLIQFEKFLSQSKVELVREITKHHIKGYIQELSSFQPRTIKRKIASSKSFLNFLEFEDYIPVNPYRKVKLKIKEPKQLPTVMDLGEIKRLFLLVKEELQMAKRKSTHAYGEKLRDLCIMELLFATGLRVSELCKLRVPDLNFETGRVLIRGKGNKERVIQIVNQETLRTVLEYHSEYQNRIEQVGFFLSAGLTHRYLRNRFVF is encoded by the coding sequence ATGAACCTTAAAGAGTCAAAGCAACTCTTTTTTGACCACTGCCGATACGAAAAAAACCTAAGTGCCAAGACCCTGCAATTCTATGAGATCGATCTCATCCAATTTGAAAAGTTCTTGTCTCAATCGAAGGTAGAATTGGTCCGAGAAATCACGAAACACCACATCAAAGGTTACATTCAGGAGCTCTCAAGTTTTCAGCCCCGGACGATTAAGAGAAAGATTGCCTCTTCTAAGTCCTTTCTAAATTTCCTGGAGTTCGAAGATTACATTCCTGTGAACCCCTACCGCAAAGTGAAGCTTAAGATCAAAGAACCCAAACAATTGCCAACTGTGATGGATTTGGGAGAGATCAAACGCCTGTTTCTATTAGTGAAGGAAGAATTGCAAATGGCCAAAAGGAAATCCACCCATGCTTATGGTGAAAAGCTTAGAGATCTATGCATAATGGAATTACTATTTGCCACTGGTCTGCGCGTTTCAGAATTGTGTAAACTACGTGTTCCTGACCTGAATTTTGAAACCGGACGAGTGCTAATAAGAGGTAAAGGCAATAAGGAGAGAGTCATCCAGATTGTTAATCAGGAAACATTGAGAACAGTACTGGAGTATCACTCTGAATATCAAAACCGAATCGAGCAGGTTGGTTTTTTTTTGTCAGCCGGCTTGACACACCGTTATCTACGCAATCGGTTCGTTTTCTGA
- a CDS encoding SPASM domain-containing protein — MFISFRDTLQLLSKLTLNRVINAFLILGSYIISRITGNPKIQGLPISMAIEPTTACNLRCPECPSGLRSFTRPTGKLQLPRYQQLIDEISSKTTYLTFYFQGEPYLNPDFLKMVNYARDRKMYTATSTNAHFLDDQQAEATIKSGLDRLIISIDGTTQETYESYRKEGQLSKVLEGTRNIIQKKKELKSATPFVTWQFLVVKPNEHQIEEAEQLAREYGVDKIAFKTAQIYDYELGSPLIPTKDKYSRYRLQADGTYAVKNKLLDHCWKMWSSCVITWDGKVVPCCFDKDAHYTLGNTFETSFEEIWNAQAYVDFRSTLLKGRSEIEMCRNCTEGTKVWA; from the coding sequence ATGTTTATCAGCTTTCGCGATACGTTACAATTGCTGTCAAAGCTAACCTTAAATCGGGTAATCAATGCCTTCCTGATCCTGGGTTCGTACATCATTTCGCGAATTACTGGGAACCCCAAAATTCAGGGGTTGCCCATCAGTATGGCCATCGAGCCGACAACTGCCTGTAATCTAAGGTGCCCCGAGTGCCCTAGCGGCTTGCGTTCGTTCACGAGACCCACTGGAAAGTTGCAACTCCCGAGGTATCAACAATTGATAGACGAAATATCCTCCAAAACGACTTATCTGACCTTTTATTTCCAGGGCGAACCATACCTGAACCCAGACTTTCTGAAAATGGTGAACTATGCCCGTGACCGGAAAATGTATACAGCTACTTCAACGAATGCACATTTTCTGGATGATCAACAGGCAGAGGCCACGATAAAATCCGGATTGGATCGACTCATTATTTCCATCGATGGCACCACACAAGAGACCTACGAGTCCTACCGGAAAGAAGGCCAGTTGAGCAAAGTTTTGGAAGGCACTAGAAATATTATCCAGAAGAAAAAGGAATTGAAGAGTGCGACACCTTTTGTTACCTGGCAGTTCCTAGTGGTGAAGCCCAACGAACACCAAATCGAGGAAGCGGAGCAATTGGCCAGGGAATACGGCGTAGACAAAATTGCATTTAAAACTGCTCAGATCTACGATTATGAATTGGGTAGTCCGCTGATCCCGACGAAGGACAAATATTCAAGGTATCGCCTGCAGGCCGATGGTACATACGCCGTAAAAAATAAGCTGCTGGATCATTGCTGGAAAATGTGGAGCAGTTGCGTAATCACCTGGGACGGTAAAGTGGTTCCATGTTGCTTTGATAAGGATGCGCATTACACCCTGGGAAATACCTTTGAAACTTCCTTTGAGGAAATCTGGAATGCTCAGGCCTACGTTGATTTCCGTTCAACTTTACTGAAAGGCAGGAGTGAAATAGAGATGTGCCGCAATTGTACAGAAGGTACGAAGGTTTGGGCGTAG
- a CDS encoding DUF4105 domain-containing protein: protein MSKRNFLCSLFLVLAMIVNFSVKAQIQLSNEATISMVTIGPYDPELWSSWGHSVIRVHDPLQNIDWSYDYGRFSFEQANFYWNYALGKTYYSIGKFNDYPRLRNHYQRQNRSVIEQVMNFTPAEVQKAYEFLEENNKPENKEYLYNYVYDNCATRLVDLVEATIPGKVTFDPSFMKEGSTIRDLMDEGLEFQPWGDLVIDLFLGTQIDHVANQKEYLMMPDYVRQSFAKSTIDRGRKAVPLVKEEIIAYQAKPENLANGIFTPFNVFVLIFFVVGFITNKNFKTLKRTKWIDYVLFTLVGILGLVCAFLWFGTEHLSKYNWNLLWAIPFHIPAIWMTNKEKYQPFLARYFRFTAVLYALLLLFWVILPQPIHQSLVPFILLLVLRAFYISYDLSRI, encoded by the coding sequence ATGTCAAAACGAAACTTTCTCTGCTCATTGTTCCTCGTCCTTGCCATGATTGTCAATTTTTCCGTCAAAGCGCAAATCCAGCTTTCCAACGAAGCCACCATTTCCATGGTTACCATCGGGCCCTACGATCCCGAATTATGGTCATCCTGGGGGCATTCGGTCATTCGTGTTCACGACCCGTTACAAAATATCGATTGGTCTTACGATTACGGGCGGTTTTCCTTCGAACAGGCAAATTTCTACTGGAATTATGCTTTGGGCAAGACCTACTACAGCATTGGTAAATTCAATGACTACCCGCGTCTAAGAAACCATTATCAAAGACAAAACCGAAGTGTCATTGAGCAAGTGATGAATTTCACCCCAGCAGAGGTGCAAAAGGCCTATGAATTTCTCGAGGAAAACAACAAACCTGAAAACAAGGAATACCTCTATAACTATGTCTATGACAATTGTGCTACGCGTCTGGTAGACCTGGTGGAAGCGACCATTCCAGGTAAAGTCACGTTTGATCCTTCATTTATGAAAGAGGGCAGTACCATCCGAGACCTAATGGACGAAGGCCTGGAATTCCAGCCCTGGGGTGACCTGGTAATTGACCTGTTTCTAGGCACACAAATCGATCATGTGGCTAACCAAAAGGAATACCTCATGATGCCAGATTATGTACGGCAGAGCTTTGCTAAATCCACCATCGATCGGGGAAGAAAGGCAGTTCCTTTGGTGAAAGAAGAAATCATCGCTTATCAAGCGAAACCTGAAAACCTGGCCAATGGCATCTTCACACCATTCAATGTTTTCGTGCTGATCTTCTTTGTGGTAGGCTTCATCACCAACAAGAATTTCAAAACATTGAAGCGCACCAAATGGATCGATTATGTGCTCTTTACACTAGTAGGTATTTTGGGGTTGGTATGTGCGTTTTTGTGGTTTGGTACCGAACACTTGTCCAAATACAACTGGAACCTGCTTTGGGCCATTCCTTTTCATATTCCCGCCATCTGGATGACCAATAAAGAAAAGTATCAGCCTTTTCTAGCCAGGTATTTCCGGTTCACAGCAGTACTTTATGCCTTATTGCTACTCTTCTGGGTGATCCTCCCCCAACCTATCCACCAGTCTTTGGTTCCATTCATTCTATTACTTGTTCTTCGAGCATTTTACATCAGTTATGATTTGAGTAGGATTTGA
- a CDS encoding ribonuclease HII: MLASFFDPNKIEAGCDEAGRGCLAGPVVAASVILKKDFKHEVLNDSKQLKEEERDALRQEIMDSALAYGVGVASPEEIDEINILNASYLAMHRAIDQLKITPELLLIDGNRYKSHNDTPFECIIKGDGKYFSIAAASILAKTYRDELMREKANEFPGYSWETNFGYPTPAHRSGIKELGVTPLHRMSFQLLPTQMELFPE; this comes from the coding sequence ATGTTAGCCTCTTTTTTTGATCCAAATAAAATAGAAGCCGGTTGTGATGAAGCAGGGCGTGGGTGCCTGGCCGGGCCTGTCGTGGCTGCTTCGGTCATTTTGAAAAAAGACTTCAAGCATGAAGTTTTAAATGACTCCAAACAACTCAAAGAAGAAGAACGTGATGCCTTACGTCAGGAGATCATGGATTCGGCTTTGGCTTATGGAGTTGGAGTTGCTTCTCCCGAAGAGATCGACGAGATCAACATACTGAATGCTTCCTATCTGGCCATGCATCGCGCGATCGATCAATTGAAAATCACTCCAGAACTGTTGCTCATTGATGGCAACCGCTACAAAAGCCATAATGACACGCCATTCGAGTGTATCATCAAAGGTGATGGCAAGTACTTTTCAATTGCTGCAGCCTCTATTCTTGCGAAAACCTACCGGGACGAATTGATGCGAGAAAAAGCCAATGAATTTCCAGGATACAGCTGGGAAACCAATTTTGGTTATCCTACTCCCGCCCATCGTTCGGGCATCAAAGAACTCGGAGTGACCCCCCTTCATCGAATGTCTTTCCAGTTGTTACCCACGCAAATGGAATTATTTCCTGAGTGA
- a CDS encoding TonB-dependent receptor yields the protein MNKLICLLLFVANFYSATAQELTQTLKGRIVDQVSKSPVIGATVIIQGTEPLKGATTDIDGYFAIKQVPIGRVSLSISSVGYEQKAIPNVLIESGKEKFLNLDMVEALIEMEEVVVVADAQDRGQPINELATVSAISINVEETSRMAATFDDPARAALTYAGVSTGGDDLLNEIVIRGNSPKGILWRLEGVEIPNPNHFGSVGSSAGGISMLSSNLLSTSDFFTSAFPSDYGNATSGIFDLRMRQGNFDKHEHTLQAGLLGVAAASEGPINRQKRSSYLVNYRYSTLALFDNLGIEILGSQEDVTFQDLSFKVNLPGTKLGSFSIWGLGGKNTYTYRPLLEFGEWDYEDNEQQMGVAGLTNVAYLNKNTYINTVVSYSLFDTHYVFDSLRFRALEDEEVVEKALRISSYLNHKFNAKNSIRVGGIFSNLAFDLAYDEWDYDLNRSVNYLNENGSTNFFQAFTNWQHRANEELTINVGLHASHFRLNQDWYIEPRLGFRWAYAPGKALTGGAGLHSRMETLALYMGKEFLEDGTSRQNNRDLSFTKAAHVVLGHEWMLTNEIRFKAEAYYQHLYDVPIWATDTTTDQYLRSFSILNTFEGWTSDDLDNGGRGKNYGLEFTLEKFFSNGYYFLSTLSLYESKYKGLDGIERSTRFDGKYIFNVVGGKEWTFGANNNKVISINGRAISSGGKREAPINAFASQQEGYTVRDFSRNFETQLEPYWRFDLGITYKVNKINRTTAIVLNVQNVVGRANEFGRYYSTTTNQIVSESQVGMFPNLAYKVSF from the coding sequence ATGAACAAACTCATCTGCCTTTTACTTTTCGTGGCCAATTTTTACAGCGCCACAGCACAGGAGCTTACACAAACCCTGAAAGGTCGCATTGTCGATCAGGTTTCCAAGTCTCCAGTCATCGGCGCAACGGTCATTATCCAGGGAACCGAACCTTTGAAAGGAGCAACTACGGATATCGATGGCTATTTCGCAATCAAACAAGTGCCCATTGGTCGGGTTTCTTTATCCATTTCTTCAGTAGGATATGAACAAAAAGCCATTCCGAATGTCCTGATCGAGTCGGGAAAGGAAAAATTCCTCAACCTGGACATGGTAGAAGCGCTGATCGAAATGGAAGAAGTAGTCGTGGTAGCCGACGCACAAGACCGGGGACAACCCATCAATGAGCTGGCTACCGTTAGTGCCATCTCTATCAATGTGGAAGAAACCAGTCGCATGGCAGCCACTTTTGATGATCCGGCACGTGCGGCGCTTACCTATGCCGGGGTTTCTACTGGAGGTGATGACTTACTCAATGAGATTGTGATCCGCGGCAATAGCCCAAAAGGTATTTTGTGGCGTCTGGAAGGGGTGGAAATCCCCAACCCCAATCACTTCGGAAGTGTCGGCTCTTCTGCAGGTGGGATCAGCATGTTGAGTTCCAACTTGCTGAGTACTTCCGACTTTTTTACCAGTGCATTTCCTTCTGACTATGGCAATGCCACTTCCGGGATTTTTGATTTGCGCATGCGTCAGGGAAACTTTGACAAACATGAGCATACGCTACAAGCAGGATTGTTAGGCGTGGCTGCAGCTTCCGAAGGACCGATCAATCGCCAGAAAAGATCCAGTTATCTGGTGAATTATCGCTACAGTACGCTCGCATTATTTGATAACCTTGGCATTGAAATTCTGGGCTCTCAAGAAGATGTCACTTTTCAGGACCTGTCCTTTAAAGTCAATCTACCAGGAACGAAATTAGGTTCCTTTTCGATCTGGGGATTGGGGGGTAAAAACACCTACACTTATCGTCCTCTACTAGAGTTTGGGGAATGGGACTATGAAGACAATGAGCAACAAATGGGAGTTGCAGGTTTGACCAATGTGGCCTACCTCAACAAAAACACCTACATCAACACGGTCGTCTCTTACTCGCTTTTCGATACCCATTATGTCTTTGACTCTTTGAGGTTCCGCGCACTTGAGGACGAAGAAGTAGTGGAGAAAGCGTTGCGTATTTCCAGCTATTTGAACCACAAGTTCAATGCAAAAAACTCGATACGGGTGGGTGGAATCTTCAGCAACCTGGCCTTTGATTTGGCCTATGATGAATGGGATTATGACCTTAATCGGTCCGTGAATTATCTCAATGAAAACGGAAGTACCAATTTCTTCCAGGCATTTACGAACTGGCAACATCGCGCCAACGAGGAATTAACGATCAATGTAGGACTACACGCTTCCCATTTCCGCTTGAATCAGGATTGGTACATTGAGCCCCGACTGGGATTCCGTTGGGCTTACGCACCAGGAAAAGCCTTGACCGGTGGTGCAGGACTGCACAGCCGCATGGAAACTTTGGCCTTGTACATGGGGAAAGAGTTTCTGGAAGATGGTACATCTCGCCAAAACAATCGTGACTTAAGCTTTACCAAAGCAGCGCATGTGGTATTGGGTCATGAGTGGATGCTGACTAACGAAATTCGTTTCAAAGCCGAGGCTTATTATCAGCATTTGTATGATGTGCCGATTTGGGCAACAGACACCACAACAGATCAGTACCTCAGAAGTTTTTCTATCCTCAATACTTTCGAAGGATGGACCTCTGATGACCTGGATAATGGTGGCAGAGGCAAAAATTATGGCCTGGAATTCACACTGGAAAAATTCTTCTCCAATGGCTACTACTTCCTGAGCACCCTTTCTCTTTATGAGTCTAAATATAAAGGCTTAGATGGCATTGAAAGATCAACACGATTTGATGGGAAATACATTTTCAATGTAGTAGGAGGTAAAGAGTGGACTTTCGGAGCGAACAATAACAAGGTGATCAGTATCAATGGTCGGGCCATCTCTTCCGGAGGAAAAAGAGAAGCACCGATTAACGCCTTTGCTTCGCAACAAGAAGGGTATACGGTACGGGATTTTAGCAGGAATTTCGAAACACAACTCGAACCATACTGGCGATTTGATCTGGGAATCACCTACAAAGTGAACAAAATTAATCGGACCACAGCCATTGTGCTTAACGTTCAAAATGTGGTCGGCCGTGCTAACGAGTTTGGTCGCTACTATAGCACTACTACCAATCAAATTGTCTCTGAGTCACAGGTGGGCATGTTCCCGAATTTGGCTTATAAGGTGAGTTTTTAA